CGCCGGAAGGGTCGCGTCAGAACTTGCTGGCGACTTCCACCAGCTCCTTGACGTGGTCGATGCTCGTCTGGAAGGCAACTTTCTCGTCGTCGTCGAGCTCGATTTCGAGGACCTTCTCCACGCCGCCAGAGCCCAGAACGACCGGCACGCCGACGAAGTAGCCGTCGATGCCGTACTGCCCGTTGCAGTACGCGGCGGCCGGCAAAATCCGCTTCTTGTCGCGGATGATCGCCTCAGCCATCTGCACGCTGGCGGACGACGGGGCGTAGTACGCGCTGCCGGTCTTGAGCAGGCCGACGATCTCGGCGCCGCCCTTGCGGGTGCGGTCGATGATCGCCTCGAGCTTGTCGCCCGGGACGAGCTGCTCGACCGGAATGCCGCCGGCGAACGTGTATCGCTTCAGCGGCACCATGTCATCGCCGTGCCCGCCGAGCAGCAGTGCGGTGACATCCTCGACGCTGCAGCCGATTTCCTGGGCCAAGAACGTGCGATAGCGTGCCGTATCGAGCACGCCGGCCTGGCCGACGACCTTGTTCGGCTCGAAGCCGCTGGCCTTCCAGGCGACGTAGACCATCGCGTCGAGCGGGTTGCTGACAACGATCATGACGGCGTTGGGCGAGTGTTGGGCGACCTGCTTCGCGACACCGCGGACGATCTCGGTGTTCTTGGCGATCAGATCGTCGCGGCTCATGCCCGGTTTCCGCGGCAGCCCGGCCGTGACGATGACGACGTCGCTGCCCTGCGTCGCGTCGTAGTCGGTCGCACCGACGATGTTCGAGTCAAAGCCCTCGACCGGCGAAGCCTGCATGAGGTCGAGCGCCTTGCCCTGCGGCATGCCGTCGACTTGCGGGATGTCGACGAGCACGATGTCGCCAAGTTCCTTCTGAGCAGCCCAGACGGCACAAGTCGCGCCGACGTTGCCTGCACCGATGACCGAAATTTTGGGGCGTCGCATGGTCGAGCAGGCTAGCGCCGGTCGGTCGACCTTCGCCACTACCTCGGACTCATTGCCGCGGCAGGAGATCGGCGACCCGGATGACCGCCTCAGGCTTGGCCAGTGGCGAGATGGTTCCGTCCACGGAGATCGTGGTCTTGTCTGCGTAGGTCCAGGTGCCGTTGCTTTGAATGGGGTTGCGATAGACCTCAAGGACGTTGTCGACGAGGTTCAAAATCCAGTAGTCGAGGTAGCCGTTCTCGGCGTACAACGAGAGTTTCGTGCCGCGATCGAAGGTCAGAGAGGACTTGGCCGCCTCGAGGACGAGAACGACCTCGTTGTCGCCGCCGGCTTCGTCGTCGACGGTGCCGCGGAAGACGAAGAGGTCAGGCTCGGGTTCCGAGTCTTCGAGGCGGAGCGGAATCTGCGTGCCGATGATAAAGCCGTCCTGTTCCTTGAAGTGATCACCGAGGCGGTAGCGAGCCTTCGTGCTTGCGACAGTGTGA
The Planctomycetota bacterium genome window above contains:
- the mdh gene encoding malate dehydrogenase; this encodes MRRPKISVIGAGNVGATCAVWAAQKELGDIVLVDIPQVDGMPQGKALDLMQASPVEGFDSNIVGATDYDATQGSDVVIVTAGLPRKPGMSRDDLIAKNTEIVRGVAKQVAQHSPNAVMIVVSNPLDAMVYVAWKASGFEPNKVVGQAGVLDTARYRTFLAQEIGCSVEDVTALLLGGHGDDMVPLKRYTFAGGIPVEQLVPGDKLEAIIDRTRKGGAEIVGLLKTGSAYYAPSSASVQMAEAIIRDKKRILPAAAYCNGQYGIDGYFVGVPVVLGSGGVEKVLEIELDDDEKVAFQTSIDHVKELVEVASKF
- a CDS encoding Uma2 family endonuclease, which produces MSMMLAPPSQDVKPTEPVEAAKAEPPMQERSAPVEVERIGPTPFRWTPAEYNRAAEAGFFNDQRVELIRGRILYMSPIGPDHTVASTKARYRLGDHFKEQDGFIIGTQIPLRLEDSEPEPDLFVFRGTVDDEAGGDNEVVLVLEAAKSSLTFDRGTKLSLYAENGYLDYWILNLVDNVLEVYRNPIQSNGTWTYADKTTISVDGTISPLAKPEAVIRVADLLPRQ